In one Gopherus evgoodei ecotype Sinaloan lineage chromosome 1, rGopEvg1_v1.p, whole genome shotgun sequence genomic region, the following are encoded:
- the LOC115644275 gene encoding flocculation protein FLO11-like, whose translation MGSTRSDTTDTESNSPPALTNKVSSTASAAAELGDKSTTFVGTNPVTHLSTTGETPAEISSNSPATTGFSTETTLPLSTRSTRDGPATLNPLETESSTSSSSSPVSKSDSQASEQTASNAVSGHSSTVTRNGRTEETSSTPSATVTESSSGITSTKGALSPVTSELNTQEDITTSSNERTLNDVTARDRSHSSLHSTAAETPSTDRETSALSVSTVILDSSTMAPTATSRLTTNIPRQTKDSLITGSSNTVPKTVPMGSTRSDTTDTESNSPPALTNKDSSTASAAAELGDKSTTFVGTNPVTHLSTTGETPAEISSNSPATTGFSTETTLPLSTRSTRDGPATLNPLETESSTSSSSSPVSKSDSQASEQTASNAVSGHGSTVTRNGRTEETSSTPSATVTESSLGITSTKGALSPVTSELNTQEDITTSSNERTLNDVTARDRSHSSLHSSAAETPSTDRETSALPVSTGILDSSTVAPTATSHFTTNNSPQTEVSLITGSSNTVPKTVPMGSTRSDTTDTESNSPPALTNKVSSTASAAAELGDKSTTFVGTNPVTHLSTTAETPAEISSNSPATTGFSTETTLPLSTRSTRDGPATLNPLETESSTSSSSSPVSKSDSQASEQTASNAVSGHSSTVTRNGRTEETSSTPSATVTESSSSITSTKGALSPVISEPNIQEDITSSSNQRTLNDVTIRDRSHSSLHSTAAEGPSTDRETSALPVSTVILDSSTVAPTATSHFTTKNPPQTEVSLITGSSNTISKTVPMGSTRSDTTDTESNSPPALTNKVSSTASAAAELGDKSTTFVGTNPVTHLSTTGETPAEISSNSPATTGFSTETTLPLSTRSTRDGQATLNPLETESSTSSSSSPVSKSYSQASEQTASNAVSGHGSTVTRNGRTEETSSTPSATVTESSLGITSTKGALSPVTSELNTQEDITTSSNQRTLNDVTARDRSHSSLHSTAAEIPSTDRETSALPVSTVILDSSTVAPTATSHFTTYNPPPTEVSHITGSDNTVPKTVPMGSTRSDRTDTESNSPPALTNKVSSTASAAAELGDKSTTFVGTNPVTHLSTRAETPAEISSNSPATTGFSTETTLPLSTRSTRDGPATLNPLETESSTSSSSSPVSMSDSQASEQTASNPVSGHSSPVTRNGRTEETSSTPSATVTESSLCNMSTKGALSPVTSELNTQEDITSSSNKRTLNDVTARDRSHSSLHSTAAETPSTDRETSALSVSTIILDSSTVAPTATSHFTTKKSSTDRGFSNHWQ comes from the coding sequence ATGGGCAGCACAAGAAGCGATACAACTGATACAGAATCCAACAGCCCACCTGCCCTCACAAACAAAGTCTCCTctactgcttctgcagctgctgagttgGGTGATAAAAGTACAACTTTTGTAGGAACCAATCCAGTGACTCACCTAAGCACTACAGGAGAGACCCCAGCAGAAATATCTTCCAACAGTCCAGCCACAACTGGATTCTCCACAGAAACAACTCTGCCTTTGTCAACAAGAAGCACAAGGGATGGCCCAGCAACTTTAAACCCCTTAGAAACAGAATCCagcacctcttcttcctcctcacctgTATCAAAGAGTGATTCTCAGGCAAGCGAGCAAACTGCTTCTAATGCTGTCAGTGGGCACAGCTCTACTGTCACAAGGAATGGACGCACTGAAGAAACATCTTCTACACCTTCTGCGACTGTCACGGAATCCAGCTCGGGCATTACATCCACCAAAGGTGCATTGTCACCAGTTACCTCTGAACTCAATACACAGGAGGACATAACAACTTCCTCTAACGAAAGAACTCTGAACGATGTAACAGCAAGAGACCGGAGCCATTCCTCACTGCATTCCACTGCTGCAGAGACACCCAGCACAGATAGAGAGACGTCAGCTCTTTCAGTGAGCACTGTAATTCTGGACAGCAGCACAATGGCACCAACTGCAACATCCCGTTTGACCACAAATATTCCTCGGCAGACAAAGGATTCTCTCATCACTGGCAGTAGTAATACTGTTCCAAAGACAGTACCCATGGGCAGCACAAGAAGCGATACAACTGATACAGAATCCAACAGCCCACCTGCCCTCACAAACAAAGACTCCTctactgcttctgcagctgctgagttgGGTGATAAAAGTACAACTTTTGTAGGAACCAATCCAGTGACTCACCTAAGCACTACAGGAGAGACCCCAGCAGAAATATCTTCCAACAGTCCAGCCACAACTGGATTCTCCACAGAAACAACTCTGCCTTTGTCAACAAGAAGCACAAGGGATGGCCCAGCAACTTTAAACCCCTTAGAAACAGAATCCagcacctcttcttcctcctcacctgTATCAAAGAGTGATTCTCAGGCAAGCGAGCAAACTGCTTCTAATGCTGTCAGTGGGCACGGCTCTACTGTCACAAGGAATGGACGCACTGAAGAAACATCTTCTACACCTTCTGCGACTGTCACGGAATCCAGCTTGGGCATTACATCCACCAAAGGTGCATTGTCACCAGTTACCTCTGAACTCAATACACAGGAGGACATAACAACTTCCTCTAACGAAAGAACTCTGAACGATGTAACAGCAAGAGACCGGAGCCATTCCTCACTGCATTCTTCTGCTGCAGAGACACCCAGCACAGATAGAGAGACGTCAGCTCTTCCAGTGAGCACTGGTATTCTGGACAGCAGTACAGTGGCACCAACTGCAACATCCCATTTCACCACTAATAATTCTCCGCAGACAGAGGTTTCTCTAATCACTGGCAGTAGTAATACCGTTCCAAAGACAGTACCCATGGGCAGCACAAGAAGCGATACAACTGATACAGAATCCAACAGCCCACCTGCCCTCACAAACAAAGTCTCCTctactgcttctgcagctgctgagttgGGTGATAAAAGTACAACTTTTGTAGGAACCAATCCAGTGACTCACCTAAGCACTAcagcagagaccccagcagaAATATCTTCCAACAGTCCAGCCACAACTGGATTCTCCACAGAAACAACTCTGCCTTTGTCAACAAGAAGCACAAGGGATGGCCCAGCAACTTTAAACCCCTTAGAAACAGAATCCagcacctcttcttcctcctcacctgTATCAAAGAGTGATTCTCAGGCAAGCGAGCAAACTGCTTCTAATGCTGTCAGTGGGCACAGCTCTACTGTCACAAGGAATGGACGCACTGAAGAAACATCTTCTACACCTTCTGCGACTGTCACGGAATCCAGCTCGAGCATTACGTCCACCAAAGGTGCATTGTCACCAGTTATCTCTGAACCGAATATACAGGAGGACATAACATCTTCCTCTAACCAACGAACTCTGAACGATGTAACAATAAGAGACCGGAGCCATTCCTCACTGCATTCCACTGCTGCAGAGGGACCCAGCACAGATAGAGAGACGTCAGCTCTTCCAGTGAGCACTGTTATTCTGGACAGCAGTACAGTGGCACCAACTGCAACATCCCATTTCACCACAAAAAATCCTCCGCAGACAGAGGTTTCTCTAATCACTGGCAGTAGTAATACCATTTCAAAGACAGTACCCATGGGCAGCACAAGAAGCGATACAACTGATACAGAATCCAACAGCCCACCTGCCCTCACAAACAAAGTCTCCTctactgcttctgcagctgctgagttgGGTGATAAAAGTACAACTTTTGTAGGAACCAATCCAGTGACTCACCTAAGCACTACAGGAGAGACCCCAGCAGAAATATCTTCCAACAGTCCAGCCACAACTGGATTCTCCACAGAAACAACTCTGCCTTTGTCAACAAGAAGCACAAGGGATGGCCAAGCAACTTTAAACCCCTTGGAAACAGAATCCagcacctcttcttcctcctcacctgTATCAAAGAGTTATTCCCAGGCAAGCGAGCAAACTGCTTCTAATGCTGTCAGTGGGCACGGCTCTACTGTCACAAGGAATGGACGCACTGAAGAAACATCTTCTACACCTTCTGCGACTGTCACGGAATCCAGCTTGGGCATTACATCCACCAAAGGTGCATTGTCACCAGTTACCTCTGAACTCAATACACAGGAGGACATAACAACTTCCTCTAACCAAAGAACTCTGAACGATGTAACAGCAAGAGACCGGAGCCATTCCTCACTGCATTCCACTGCTGCAGAGATACCCAGCACAGATAGAGAGACGTCAGCTCTTCCAGTGAGCACTGTTATTCTGGACAGCAGTACAGTGGCACCAACTGCAACATCCCATTTCACTACATATAATCCTCCGCCGACTGAGGTTTCTCATATAACTGGCAGTGATAATACCGTTCCAAAGACAGTACCCATGGGCAGCACAAGAAGCGATAGAACTGATACAGAATCCAACAGCCCACCTGCCCTCACAAACAAAGTCTCCTctactgcttctgcagctgctgagttgGGTGATAAAAGTACAACTTTTGTAGGAACCAATCCAGTGACTCACCTAAGCACTAgagcagagaccccagcagaAATATCTTCCAACAGTCCAGCCACAACTGGATTCTCCACAGAAACAACTCTGCCTTTGTCAACAAGAAGCACAAGGGATGGCCCAGCAACTTTAAACCCCTTAGAAACAGAATCCagcacctcttcttcctcctcacctgTATCAATGAGTGATTCCCAGGCAAGCGAGCAAACTGCTTCTAATCCTGTCAGTGGGCACAGCTCTCCTGTCACAAGGAATGGGCGCACTGAAGAAACATCTTCTACACCTTCTGCGACTGTCACAGAATCGAGCCTGTGCAATATGTCCACGAAAGGTGCATTGTCACCAGTTACCTCTGAACTCAATACACAGGAGGACATAACATCTTCCTCTAACAAACGAACTCTGAACGATGTAACAGCAAGAGACCGGAGCCATTCCTCACTGCATTCCACTGCTGCAGAGACACCCAGCACAGATAGAGAGACGTCAGCTCTCTCAGTGAGCACTATAATTCTGGACAGCAGTACAGTGGCACCAACTGCAACATCCCATTTCACCACAAAAAAATCCTCCACAGACAGAGGTTTCTCTAATCACTGGCAGTAG